The window attaggcctgactcgcGGTCGGCGTTTcaattcaccccaaaggtgttcgatggggttgaggtcagggctctgtgcaagccagtcaagttcttccacacagatctcaacTAACCATTTATGTATGTATCTCGATttttgcacaggggcattgtcatgctgaaacatgaaagggccttccctaCCCTGAGTACAGAAtagtttagaatgtcattgtatatgTAGCGTTACattttcccttcactgaaactaaagggcctagcccgatccatgaaaaacagccccagaccattattcctcctccaacaaactttacatttggcactatacattgcggcaggtagcattctcctggaaTCTGCCAAACTCAGTGTGAtcaatcactccagagaatgcatttccactgctccagagtccaatggcggtgagcttaaaaccactccagccaacacttggcattgcgcagtTCCCGATGAACAGTTACTTCCAATGGCAGTtttgaactcggtagtgagtattccaaccaaggacagacgatttttacgcactacgcgcttcagctctcggcggtcccgttctgtgagacAGTTATCAGTAATGCCATGGTGTAGTATTctaatacaaaaaataaataaggaCAAACGTTGTTTGCTTTACACTTCATGGCATATGGATCATTTTACCCTTATAGTAGCATATGTTAATTTTAATAGATATTGTTCAATAACAATATTGTGGACTTTCTCAAATAGAtattgcctggctacccaaaTAATATAACAttgcagacacttttatccaaagcgactgtGTGCATTCATTTTATGTGTGGGTGGCCCCGGGAATTGCTAATTAATTGTTTAAACAGGTTGGGTGTTAGAGATGTAGAACTTTGTGttttgaatatgaatattttgcCTAGCAGAAGTATTGTGTCATTAATTGAGGGGATATGGACAATGACGTCACCCAAGATGATAAGTTGGGGCTTAATACATAGTTTGATGGACTGATGGGAAAGCCAGCCTTGAACCTGTAGCCAAAAGGAGCTCACTGTCTGACAGTACCAAAACAGATGCATTATGTCCTTCTCCTCTTCATGACAGAACCTTCATTTAGAGTCTTGCTCAATACACTAAATGGACAGTATTTTCTTTGTTGACAGCTAGATAGAATCACACAgagcagagcaagagagagaatatctgcacatatgtgatgtagtacgcAATTGTCGGGTACCACTTTTTGCTTGTGGgcactactttcagaactactggctaagaGTAATACAAAAGTACCGGAGAATCCCTAACTGAAAGTCTCTTGAGTATCTATTGATGTTTTGTATGTGAAATTGAAGACCTGCTTCCATGGTATTGGGTTCCATGGTATTGGGATCTTTCCAATATGTTTGAAATGTGTATGGAATTGCAGATAGGTGATGGAATGTGAGTTGGTATATTTCAGAGTTGATTTTAGCTTTTTGAAtcaattttttagttttttatAGTAGGATTACATACAGTTAAATTATGCGTTACTTTCTTCATCTTAGCTTTCCATGTGGGGGACATAGCAGAGAGCAATTGAGCATACATATGATTTGAACAAACATCCCCATAGTCTCTAAACACAGTTTCAAAATCAAACAACTTTCCATCCATGTCCACAATGGCATTTAGAAAATTAATAGATTTTTCAATAAACAATTATTTAAAATTGTTACTTGTGTGTGTGAGCGGCCTGGAGGCCCTACTACTGTAAACAACAGGATTCAGTGAATAACTTATTTCAAGTAAATAAACCCTTCAGTTATAACTAAAAGCACTGTAGAACCTTTTCCTGTCACCTCTAAAAATAGAGACATATTTATAGTCGACAGCAGATCTCTAGCAATTCTACCAATGTAAAAATGTAAGGATGAAACATCCCTTATTTACAGACTAACTGATTTAAGACTACAAATTCTTGGTAAATGAAGAATACTTACCATTCAAAGTAGCACTGTCCCCTGTGTGTGCCATCTTGCTGCCCGTGTTCAAGTGATTCCAGCTCCACTCCCATATGGAAGTCTGGCTCCCCCTCCAGGTGGCCCAGGTAACGAACCGTGCCTGTGCTGATCCGTCCCGAGGGCAGCAGGACTCGAACCCGGTGTCCCGTCTGCAGGTCCAGGGGGGAGTGAGGCACAAAGACACGGTGTGGACCGGTGTAGCTCCTCCAGGAGCTCCCACTGGGGAGACGGAAGATTTGCTATTTTTAGATGGCTTAAAATGAATAGGATTTAAAGGGACATTACACTCTAAAATCAAAGTTTTcagatcagacctgggttcaaatactatttaattACTCTCAAAGATATTTTGAAGTAAGGATTTTGATATTTTTATATATTGGAATGCATTTGAAAATACTCAGATATACAGGCAGTCTGTTTGGTCCTAGGGGTGTTTGAAATAATGAATTTGGAAACAAATATTTGAAAGTTGTAGGCTATAGGATTATTTTTGTTAAATACTTTTAAATAGTTCAAATCTAAGTGGTCAATTTTAGCCACATTATTCTAAAATACTCAAAGAAATATTGAAATAACAAATACTTAACTACACATGTATTTTAACCCAGGTCTGTTTGGCTATGTTTACACAGTCAGCCCAATTATGATCTttgtttcactaattggtcttttgaccaatcagatcagctctgaaaaagatctcaTGTGATTgctcaaaataccaattagtgtaaaaaatatcagaattgggctggcTGTGTAGACAGTCTGACAGACCTCAAAAGCAGTCCTTTTTTGTGTAGATCCAGCTACATGCCTCAACTCCAAATTAATGGAAAAGATAAGCACTGCAAATCTGGAAATTACATGGTGCTTTCCATGGACCAATTTTGAGGTCTGAAAACAAGTGTCAAACAGATTTTTAAGTTTAATGGCCTTTTGACAGCTGGGAGCAGGTGAAGAGAAATGGCTCTACCTGGTGGCTGTAGACAGAGCAGAAATGGGTCTGAAGCCAAATGCTGAGTTCAATGAGACCTGGCTGCAAGACAAGCTGCTTTGGCATGTGTCGCCTGTTGATGACATCCTCTCAGACCCTTTGCTTCGGTTGGAATGGCTCAAGCTGCCTGTTATTTTAAGTAATGGATAAGATTATTCTTTGCTGTTCAAAATGCAGATCTTAAAGGGAGATTACACTTCAGACTTAACATGTCCGATGTTTTCAGACCTCAAAACTAGCCCAATGGCAAGATGAATACATGCTCCAAAACTGTGGGTGTGTAGATCTAGTTATATGCCTTAACCACAAATGAATGAAAAAGATGAGCACGAATAAAATCTTGAACTAGGAAAACGCTTATCTTTTCCATTCATTTGGGATTAAAGCATATAGCTTGATCTACGCAACAAATGGCCTGTGACATGGACTTATCTGAACACTAATCTACTTTTGAGGTATGGAAACATCTGACAAGCTTTTATGTTGGAGTGCAATGTCCCTTTAATGATGATTACAGCAAATCAAGTACTGTTGATCATGTGATTTACTTGAGCTGTCCTGGTCCTTTCCATCGTTCGACTGTCTGTTTTCCACCTCTGACTCGCCAATGTCCTCGACGCTGCCAACCTGAAGTAAACTTCCAGGCCTGGCTACAGTCTCAGAGATCAGCTGATCAAAATAaaacaaagctgtcatcaagttatTATTATGACTAAATTATGAAACACATACTAACACATAATCATACAGgtgctcacaaacacacacacacacacacacacacacacacacacacacacacacacacacacacacacacacacacacacacacacacacacacacacacacactcagacacacgtTACTTTACATTAGTTCATCGTATCCGATGATTACCTCCACTTCTGAGTTAACGCTGAATTATTTGGGACTGTAGAGTCCAATCCGAGATCCGCAAACTTTATTGCAGGTGAGGCATATGCAGTCTGTGTTGGTGGGGGCAGGCGTGGTTGTATGTCACCTGAACTGTTTgtgctcctctcctcccacctctgtaCCTCGCTCTGGCAGAGCTGCCACCAGTTGGAACGGTCAGCAGCAGAATCCTCCAGGTCTGTGGGTTTGATGTTGCACTTCTTCTGGTCCTTGTAGTGCTTCATCTGCCCCCTGCAGACCGCCGGCCAAGATGTAGCTGGCCCCCTCATCAGACCGCTGGCCAAGATGTAGCTGGCCCCCTCTGCAGACCGCCGGCCAAGATGTAGCTGGCCCCCTCTGCAGACCACCGGCCAAGATGTAGCTGGCCATACAGGATCTTCCACTGCAAGAGCTCCCGAGACAgtgcagttggtgttgggtgaccatggcctccatactcttgcaGTTGGTCTTACAGTAGCAAGTATTTCTGTATGGGGCACACGGTCACACCAGGTGATTCCCAGGATGCGCTGCAGGCATCTTCTGTGGAATCGCTCAAACTGCTTGTTGTGGCAACTGTAAGTGACCCAGGATTCACAGCTGTATAGAAGTGTGGTGATGCAGACGGCTTGATAGATTGCGACTTTGGTGTGGAGGTGGAGATCCCTGTTTTGGAAGACCCTGCGTCTGAGATTCCCGAAGGCAGCTGATGCTTGCTTGATCCTATTTTTAATTTCGAGGTCGTGCCACAGTCATTAGAATACTGCAGCTCAAGAACCCGTTCCGTCAAAACCCTGGTGGTTGCTTGGAGCCTCCTGATGTTGAATAGGGTTCCATCTAGCCTGAAGTCCACCGCAACCCCGCTACTGTCCTCAAGCTCCTTGTGGAGAAGCAGGGTGACACATAGGAGGAAGATGTTAAGGAGTACAGGTGCCAGCACACACCCCTGCCTCACACCGATGCTTACTCCAAAGGCCACTGACTCCTGCCCTCCTATGGCCACCCGAGCCATCATCCTATCATGGAACTGGCAAAGGATGTTGACAAATTTGTCTGGACAGCCTGCAATATTTGAGTAGAATGCCCCATAGTAGTTCCCTGCTCACTGTGTCGAAGGCGTTGGAGAGGTCGACAAAGGCCATGAAAAGGTCCGGATGTTGTTCACAGCACTTCTCCTGGAGTTGCTGTGCAGTGAATATCATGTCGACCGTACTCCTGTTCTTTCTGAAGGCGCATCAGGACCTTGCTGGCAACAGCCAGAATGGGTATCCCCCGGCTGTTTGTCCCAGATGGACTTGGCACCCTTGTTCGGTGGCAATGTTTGCATCCCACCACTGTTGTGGGACGATCTCCCCGTCCCAAACCTCAGTGACGTACTGGTAGAGCGTTCTGGTGCACAAGTAACCTCCCTTCTTCAGTAGCTCTGCCGGGATGCTCTCAGTGGCAGGAGCCTTGTTGTTCTTGAAGGAACGGATAGCTGATAATACCTCTTGGAAGGTTGGTGAATGGTGGACGTCTTGAATGGGTGGACGGACAGGCAGTTCTTCCAGGATGGAGTGGTCTGTAGGAGAACGCTGATTGAGTAGTGCTTCAAAGTGGTCAGCACACCTTATCAGGATCTGGTTTTGGTCCTTCAAGAGAGTCAGACCATCAGTTGTTATCAGGGGGGTGATGGAGCAACTTCTAGGGACATAGATAGCTTTAGCTGAGTTGTAGAAATTGTGCATGTCGTTTTTTCTGTATAAATTTGGATTTCCTGTGCCTTGTTCGTCTACCATTCGTTCTGCAGAGCATACAAGGTTGTTTGCACTTCCTTGAGTGATGCACGCCATTGCCGGCGGACGGTAGCAGATGTGGGGCTGTTGAGAGTAGCTCTGTGTGCTTTGTGCATAATGTCCAGTAAGGTTGTTGTGGTGTCAGTTCTCATCGAACCAGTCCTGATGTTTCCTACCTCTGTAGCCAATGGAGTGGGCCGCTGACTGATAGAGCACTGAGCTAATAGATGACCACTTCTGGTCCATGGTGTCCTCTGTGctcagaagaggctcagtctcCCTCAGCCATTCATCGATAGAGCGACAGAACTCGCCCCTTACAGCAGCTTTCTCAagctgggtacacacacacacacacacacacctgataacGTAGGTCCTGCTGTATCACCTGCAGTTCCACAAACTTCCTCTCCCATGTTGCCCTCTCAAAGGTGATCTGGGTCTTGAGGGCCTGAATCTCCCTCTCAGCTTTGGACAGTCTCCTCTGCATGGCACTGCTATCATGACTTCCTGGTATTTCCTGATTCGATGAGTCTGGAAATCAACAATCCCAAAATATATACAGAGACCAgaattctgttccattctattctattatattccaaattcagcaaaaaaagaaacgtccctttttcaggaccctgtctttcaaagacaatttgtaaaaatccaaaagACTtctcagatcttcattgtaaagggtttaaacacggtttcccatgcttgttcaatgaaccacaaacaattaatgaacatgcacctgtggaacggtcgttaagacactaacagcttacagacggtaggcaattaaagtcacagttatgaaaacttaggacactaaagaggcctttctactgactctgaaaaacaccaaaagaaagatgcccagggtccctgttcatctgcgtgaacgtgccataggcatgctgcaaggaggcaagagaactgcagatgtggccagggcaataaattgcaatccccatactgtgagacgcctaagacagttctacagggagacaggatgcacaggattggtacaactgcccgagttacaccaggaatgcacaatccctccatcagtgctcagactgtccacaataggctgagagaggctggacagagggcttgtaggcctcctCACCTGACATCACCAGTAACAAtgcgcctatgggcacaaacccaccgtcgctggaccagac of the Oncorhynchus clarkii lewisi isolate Uvic-CL-2024 chromosome 3, UVic_Ocla_1.0, whole genome shotgun sequence genome contains:
- the LOC139405932 gene encoding centrosome-associated protein 350 isoform X2, with translation MQRRLSKAEREIQALKTQITFERATWERKFVELQLISETVARPGSLLQVGSVEDIGESEVENRQSNDGKDQDSSSSLSHSNRSKGSERMSSTGDTCQSSLSCSQVSLNSAFGFRPISALSTATSGSSWRSYTGPHRVFVPHSPLDLQTGHRVRVLLPSGRISTGTVRYLGHLEGEPDFHMGVELESLEHGQQDGTHRGQCYFECKAGHGAFVPFTKLLMAWE
- the LOC139405932 gene encoding centrosome-associated protein 350 isoform X1; the encoded protein is MQRRLSKAEREIQALKTQITFERATWERKFVELQVIQQDLRYQLISETVARPGSLLQVGSVEDIGESEVENRQSNDGKDQDSSSSLSHSNRSKGSERMSSTGDTCQSSLSCSQVSLNSAFGFRPISALSTATSGSSWRSYTGPHRVFVPHSPLDLQTGHRVRVLLPSGRISTGTVRYLGHLEGEPDFHMGVELESLEHGQQDGTHRGQCYFECKAGHGAFVPFTKLLMAWE